A window of the Candidatus Nitrosotalea okcheonensis genome harbors these coding sequences:
- a CDS encoding citrate/2-methylcitrate synthase, with the protein MQTKNIGLRNIEVADTKISAIDGINGKLIYRGYDVLDLVKKSTFEETACLLLNDDLPTQDVLSLFSEKLVTTREIPEGLEKMLRSMPKAANPMDVLQSTVSMMAVHDTEKVDDRITNYSRAINLISKIPIIVACWDRIRNGQEIIQPSKKLNHAGNFLYMLTGKEPDTETARIFDICLILHAEHSFNASTFAAREVASTRANMYAAVSAAVGALSGELHGGANFQVMKMLLEIGSEEKVEPWIKNRLEKSQKIMGMGHAVYKTFDPRAEVLRELSRRLAEKTGQPWYAITKRVEEVTEEEMKKIKSSDIFPNVDLYSASVYYMLGIPMDLNTPIFAISRVSGWTSHIIEEKFAEAAPKPMLYRPKAVYVGKYCGPSGCEYVSIEKRLTQI; encoded by the coding sequence GTGCAGACAAAGAATATCGGACTTCGAAATATCGAGGTGGCAGATACCAAGATTTCTGCAATAGATGGCATAAATGGAAAGCTCATCTATAGAGGCTATGATGTTTTAGACTTGGTAAAAAAATCAACCTTTGAGGAGACAGCGTGTCTTTTGCTCAACGACGACCTGCCAACTCAAGATGTACTGTCTTTATTTTCAGAGAAATTGGTAACAACCCGTGAGATTCCAGAGGGCTTGGAAAAAATGTTAAGAAGTATGCCCAAGGCTGCAAATCCAATGGATGTACTCCAATCTACCGTATCCATGATGGCAGTGCATGATACCGAAAAAGTAGATGATAGGATAACTAACTATAGCAGGGCCATCAATTTGATTTCAAAGATTCCAATCATTGTGGCATGTTGGGACAGGATTAGAAACGGCCAAGAGATAATCCAACCGTCAAAAAAGCTAAATCATGCCGGCAATTTTCTATACATGCTTACAGGAAAAGAGCCAGATACAGAGACTGCAAGAATTTTTGATATTTGTCTGATATTGCATGCAGAGCACAGTTTTAACGCGTCAACATTTGCGGCACGCGAGGTAGCATCAACACGTGCAAATATGTATGCGGCAGTCAGTGCTGCAGTTGGTGCACTAAGCGGAGAACTGCATGGTGGTGCAAACTTTCAGGTAATGAAGATGCTCTTAGAGATTGGATCTGAGGAAAAAGTCGAACCGTGGATAAAAAACAGGCTGGAAAAGAGTCAGAAGATAATGGGCATGGGTCATGCGGTATACAAGACATTTGATCCAAGAGCAGAAGTTCTCCGAGAGTTGTCAAGAAGACTTGCAGAAAAGACAGGACAGCCATGGTATGCCATTACAAAAAGAGTTGAAGAAGTCACAGAGGAGGAGATGAAAAAAATCAAGAGTTCGGATATTTTTCCAAATGTTGACCTGTACAGCGCATCAGTATATTACATGTTAGGCATCCCAATGGATCTCAACACGCCAATATTTGCAATATCTCGCGTGTCAGGGTGGACATCTCATATAATAGAAGAGAAATTTGCAGAGGCTGCACCAAAACCAATGCTTTACAGGCCAAAGGCAGTGTACGTTGGGAAATATTGTGGACCATCAGGATGCGAGTATGTGTCCATCGAAAAACGCCTGACACAAATTTAG
- a CDS encoding thioredoxin domain-containing protein: protein MIKESSPYLLQHANNPVQWYAWGEEALDKAKQENKPIFLSIGYSACHWCHVMAHESFESEEIAKAMNENFINIKVDREERPDIDDIYQKVCQMTTGSGGWPLSVFLTPDQRPFYVGTYFPPLDNYGRPGFGSIVLQLAQAWKEKPGNVEQAAESFINTLQKTESISLDSKLERSILDEAAMNLLSIADTTNGGFGQAPKFPNASNISFVLRYSKLSGIAKFQEFAFKTLTKMANGGMYDQLGGGFHRYSTDARWLVPHFEKMLYDNALLPPVYAEAYQISKDPRYLEVINGTLRYVLGHMTSPQGGFYSAEDADSEGEEGKFYVWKKKEIQEILGKDADIFCLYYDVTDGGNFEGHTILYNNMNLSSIAFHFGKSESEIKQILQQSREKLYAVRVQRVPPGRDDKIMTNWNSLMITAFIKGYRVTGEWDFFQAATNCIEFIESQLTRDGELLHTYKNGHSKLRAYLDDYAYFVNSLLDYFEIAPSKKHLDLAVYYANYLIEHFWDENQKSFFFTADNHEKLIIRTKNIYDLSLPSGNSVTAWVMLRLYHLTQEKKYLDISIKVMESLAVMAAENPFGFGQLLNTMYAYLQKPVEITLVNTINHNIKNYLLKKFIPEAILVMISKKEDLENLKDLQFFTGKEFEDAKTKVYVCRDFTCSLPLETVSEIEKLV from the coding sequence TTGATAAAAGAGTCCAGCCCATATCTTTTACAACATGCTAACAATCCTGTCCAGTGGTATGCGTGGGGAGAAGAGGCACTAGACAAGGCAAAACAAGAAAACAAGCCAATCTTTCTAAGTATAGGATATAGTGCATGTCATTGGTGTCACGTCATGGCTCATGAATCATTTGAAAGCGAAGAAATTGCAAAAGCAATGAACGAGAATTTCATCAATATCAAAGTAGATAGGGAAGAGAGACCAGATATTGATGATATCTATCAAAAAGTTTGTCAGATGACTACTGGAAGCGGTGGCTGGCCTCTTAGCGTGTTTCTGACCCCTGATCAAAGACCATTTTATGTCGGCACATATTTTCCACCACTTGATAACTATGGAAGGCCAGGATTTGGAAGCATTGTATTACAGCTTGCACAAGCCTGGAAAGAAAAGCCTGGTAATGTAGAGCAAGCTGCTGAAAGTTTTATCAACACACTACAAAAAACCGAGTCTATTTCACTTGATTCCAAATTGGAAAGGTCAATCCTTGATGAAGCAGCGATGAATTTATTATCAATTGCAGATACAACAAATGGCGGATTTGGTCAAGCACCAAAATTTCCAAATGCATCAAACATATCCTTTGTTCTAAGGTATTCTAAACTATCTGGAATTGCCAAGTTTCAGGAGTTTGCATTTAAGACTCTGACCAAAATGGCAAATGGCGGAATGTATGATCAACTTGGCGGCGGATTTCACCGGTATTCTACTGATGCCAGATGGCTAGTACCGCATTTTGAAAAGATGTTATATGATAATGCACTTTTGCCTCCGGTCTATGCCGAGGCGTACCAGATTTCTAAAGATCCAAGATACCTTGAGGTCATAAATGGCACGCTGCGATATGTTTTAGGACATATGACATCGCCCCAAGGGGGATTCTACTCTGCAGAAGATGCAGACTCTGAGGGCGAGGAAGGGAAATTCTACGTCTGGAAGAAAAAAGAGATCCAAGAGATATTGGGAAAAGACGCAGACATTTTCTGTCTGTACTATGATGTTACAGATGGTGGCAACTTTGAGGGACACACTATCTTGTATAACAACATGAACCTGTCATCAATAGCATTTCACTTTGGCAAGAGTGAATCGGAAATAAAGCAAATTCTACAACAATCCAGAGAAAAACTCTATGCAGTACGGGTACAGCGAGTTCCACCGGGCCGAGATGACAAGATAATGACCAACTGGAATTCACTCATGATTACTGCATTTATCAAAGGATATCGTGTTACAGGAGAGTGGGACTTTTTCCAGGCTGCCACAAACTGCATTGAATTCATTGAATCACAACTGACCCGAGATGGCGAGTTGCTTCACACATACAAAAATGGTCACTCTAAGCTTAGGGCATATCTTGATGATTATGCATATTTTGTAAATTCATTGCTTGACTATTTTGAGATTGCACCGTCAAAAAAACATCTTGATCTTGCAGTATATTATGCAAATTATTTAATTGAGCATTTCTGGGATGAAAACCAAAAAAGCTTTTTCTTTACTGCTGACAATCACGAGAAGCTAATCATAAGGACAAAAAACATTTACGACTTGTCCCTGCCGTCTGGGAATTCTGTTACAGCATGGGTTATGCTGCGGCTATATCATCTCACACAAGAAAAAAAATATCTTGACATATCTATCAAAGTCATGGAATCACTTGCAGTGATGGCTGCGGAAAATCCATTTGGGTTTGGACAATTGCTAAATACAATGTATGCATACCTGCAAAAGCCAGTAGAAATTACACTGGTAAACACGATAAATCATAATATTAAAAATTATCTCTTAAAAAAATTCATACCAGAAGCAATTCTTGTCATGATATCTAAAAAAGAGGATCTTGAAAATCTAAAAGATCTGCAGTTTTTTACAGGAAAAGAATTTGAAGACGCCAAAACCAAAGTCTATGTCTGCAGGGATTTTACATGTTCCTTGCCTCTTGAGACTGTATCTGAAATTGAAAAACTGGTCTAG
- a CDS encoding RidA family protein, whose product MIEENLASLGILLPTPPKPAGSYIPVVRTGNLIFVSGQIPMKDGQVQFKGQVPTSISIEDAQKAAKLCITNVLAQIKAEIGTLDKITKIVKVSGFVNSSPEFYEHPKIINAASDLLFAIFGEKGKHARIAVGVASLPLNSAVEIDLVAETT is encoded by the coding sequence GTGATCGAAGAAAACCTAGCGTCATTGGGTATTTTGCTTCCAACACCACCCAAGCCTGCTGGCTCGTACATCCCAGTTGTAAGAACAGGCAATCTCATCTTTGTATCAGGACAAATACCAATGAAGGATGGACAGGTGCAATTCAAGGGACAGGTTCCAACAAGCATCTCCATAGAAGATGCTCAAAAGGCAGCCAAGTTATGCATTACAAATGTTTTAGCACAGATTAAAGCAGAGATTGGTACTCTGGACAAAATAACAAAGATTGTGAAAGTTTCAGGATTTGTCAACAGTTCTCCAGAATTTTACGAGCATCCAAAAATAATCAATGCAGCATCTGATCTTTTGTTTGCAATTTTTGGAGAAAAGGGAAAGCATGCAAGAATTGCAGTAGGAGTTGCGAGTTTGCCTCTAAATTCAGCAGTAGAAATTGATCTGGTAGCAGAAACTACTTGA
- a CDS encoding DHHA1 domain-containing protein, translated as MARTRVVCVSHKEDADGISSASLIRKAFGGETKLVDYPGLMNELEALKSDEKLKTLYICDLGLSKSNQDQFIELLKALRKNKVTITYIDHHDIEESIKKKIKALKVKLIHTINECTTVQVYNAFKPKLSDYGSFLAACAAVTDYMEDRPIGAAQLQRFDRQFVLLEATVLTFTITSHQKDPEFLLYLVDELSDSKYPHQINNTFEFARIQAERISGVIQKVKDNMKKMKNLSYMEVTDSGASMAVNFVLGLSGKEVGVSYKLREEQGIYAVSVRGAKSCKIHLGRIVNQLATELGGSGGGHDKACGAVIPKEKMGIFLKKFNSKLK; from the coding sequence ATGGCAAGAACTAGAGTTGTCTGTGTCTCACATAAAGAAGATGCTGATGGCATAAGCTCTGCATCACTAATCAGAAAAGCATTTGGCGGAGAAACAAAGCTAGTGGACTATCCCGGACTAATGAATGAGCTTGAAGCGCTAAAAAGTGATGAAAAACTAAAGACATTATACATATGTGACCTTGGGCTGAGCAAGTCAAATCAAGACCAGTTCATTGAACTGTTAAAGGCATTGAGAAAAAATAAGGTAACAATAACATACATTGACCATCATGATATTGAAGAATCCATAAAAAAGAAGATCAAGGCATTAAAAGTGAAACTAATTCATACTATTAACGAGTGTACAACCGTTCAGGTGTATAATGCATTCAAGCCCAAATTGTCAGACTATGGCTCTTTTCTTGCAGCATGTGCTGCAGTAACTGATTATATGGAAGACAGGCCAATTGGTGCTGCACAGTTGCAAAGATTTGACAGGCAGTTTGTATTGCTGGAAGCGACAGTTCTCACATTTACAATTACCAGCCACCAAAAGGATCCGGAATTTCTTCTATATCTGGTGGATGAGCTCAGTGATTCAAAATACCCGCATCAGATAAACAATACGTTTGAATTTGCAAGAATACAAGCAGAGAGAATCTCTGGCGTGATACAAAAAGTCAAAGACAATATGAAAAAAATGAAAAATCTCTCCTATATGGAAGTCACAGACTCTGGTGCAAGCATGGCAGTAAACTTTGTCTTGGGTTTGTCCGGAAAAGAAGTAGGTGTGTCATACAAGTTACGGGAGGAACAAGGAATCTATGCAGTATCAGTAAGAGGTGCAAAGTCATGCAAGATACATCTTGGCAGGATTGTAAACCAATTGGCAACAGAGCTTGGCGGTTCTGGCGGGGGACATGATAAAGCATGTGGTGCGGTCATACCGAAAGAAAAAATGGGCATATTCCTGAAAAAATTTAATTCAAAACTCAAGTAG